One Desulfobulbus propionicus DSM 2032 DNA segment encodes these proteins:
- a CDS encoding deoxyribodipyrimidine photo-lyase, with the protein MHRAFRSRDNWALLHAAQQARYLGVPLAVAFCLAPTFLDATLRQYDFFLNGLEETARSLAEANIPLILRSGDPAEEMVRLCTELTPALVATDFDPLRVKRQWLRTVTGHVRCPVHEVDSRNIVPAWIASDRREFMAKTFRPRIHRHLQDFLTVVPPLQPHPHAWPTLPGSLDFPALRARLRVDRSVQPVSWPRSGEAAAWDTLDTFLRERLAGYGQRNDPNQSVCSNLSPFLHFGMISSHAIVLEIGRRGLHGEVVDSFIEELVVRRELADNFCLHTPDYDQISGFPEWAQRTLARHRHDPRPYVYDDAQFDRAQTHDPLWNAAQHQLVASGKMAGYMRMYWAKKILEWSEDPAEALRIAIWLNDRYALDGRETNGYSGIAWSIGGVHDRGWTERPIFGTIRSMSEAGCRRKFDVNRYIHTWTPGQPSLFPASRTL; encoded by the coding sequence ATGCACCGTGCATTCCGGAGCCGGGACAACTGGGCCCTGCTCCACGCCGCCCAACAGGCCCGGTACCTGGGGGTGCCGTTGGCGGTGGCGTTCTGTCTGGCGCCGACCTTTCTCGATGCCACCCTGCGGCAGTACGATTTTTTCCTCAATGGCTTGGAAGAGACTGCCCGCAGCCTGGCCGAGGCCAACATCCCCCTGATCCTGCGCAGTGGTGACCCGGCAGAAGAAATGGTCCGCCTGTGCACCGAGTTGACCCCAGCCCTGGTTGCCACCGATTTCGATCCGCTGCGGGTCAAGCGGCAGTGGCTGCGCACCGTGACCGGCCACGTCCGCTGCCCGGTGCACGAGGTCGATTCCCGCAACATCGTGCCCGCCTGGATTGCCTCGGACCGCCGGGAATTCATGGCCAAGACCTTTCGGCCGCGCATTCATCGCCATCTCCAGGATTTTCTCACCGTCGTGCCGCCGTTGCAACCGCATCCGCATGCCTGGCCAACCCTGCCGGGCAGCCTCGATTTCCCGGCCCTGCGCGCACGCCTGCGGGTGGACCGCAGTGTCCAGCCGGTGTCCTGGCCACGATCCGGTGAAGCCGCCGCCTGGGACACCCTGGACACCTTCCTCCGCGAACGGCTGGCGGGCTACGGACAGCGCAACGACCCGAACCAATCGGTCTGCTCCAATCTTTCTCCTTTTCTCCATTTCGGCATGATCTCGTCCCACGCGATCGTCCTGGAAATAGGGCGGCGCGGCCTCCACGGCGAGGTCGTGGACAGCTTTATCGAAGAACTGGTGGTGCGGCGCGAGCTCGCGGACAACTTCTGTCTGCACACGCCGGATTATGACCAGATCAGCGGCTTTCCCGAATGGGCGCAGCGGACGCTTGCCCGGCACCGCCATGACCCGCGGCCGTACGTGTATGACGATGCGCAGTTCGACCGCGCCCAGACCCACGATCCCCTGTGGAACGCGGCCCAGCACCAGCTGGTGGCCAGCGGCAAGATGGCCGGATACATGCGCATGTACTGGGCAAAAAAGATCCTCGAATGGAGCGAAGACCCGGCGGAGGCCCTGCGCATCGCCATCTGGCTCAACGACCGCTATGCCCTTGATGGCCGGGAAACCAACGGCTACAGCGGCATTGCCTGGTCGATCGGCGGAGTCCATGACCGGGGCTGGACCGAGCGGCCGATCTTCGGCACCATCCGCTCCATGAGCGAGGCCGGCTGCCGCCGCAAATTCGATGTCAACCGCTATATCCACACCTGGACACCGGGACAGCCATCCCTGTTCCCGGCATCCCGCACCCTGTAA
- a CDS encoding DegQ family serine endoprotease — translation MHTLSKPRTKTILASCLLCLTLLAGGFHASHAQSEEDLALLDRSAKAFSSVVKKAGPAVVHVGVEKETTARGMGQFPSDLFNDPFFERFFGPQFRHPRTNPKQDKRTFKQEAAGSGFIIASDGYILTNNHVVEEASKITVRLADQREFPAKVVGTDPQSDVAIIKIDGKNLPVLPLGNSDTLEVGEWVIAIGSPFELNQTVTVGVVSAKGRNRMGITDYENFIQTDAAINPGNSGGPLLNIHGEAVGMNTAIFSRSGGYMGIGFAIPINMAKSIEQQLRKSGKVTRGWLGILIQDVNEEMAKSFGGKQGGGALISDVTDGSPAHKNGLQQGDIITAINGEPVTDVADLRNKIAMTPPNTELRLRILRDGQEKELTVTVGEQPADMASVAKKMGGSTLSELGLSLQDLTKEVAEQFGYSSNQGVLIADVEQGSAAAELGLQAGMLIEEVNRTRVRTLKELQQALKKSSNANQVLLRIRSGEHSQYVVLQTK, via the coding sequence ATGCACACCTTATCGAAACCGCGCACCAAAACGATTCTTGCCTCCTGTCTGCTGTGCCTGACGCTGCTGGCTGGAGGTTTTCATGCTTCCCACGCCCAGAGCGAGGAAGACCTGGCCTTGCTGGACCGCAGCGCCAAGGCTTTCTCTTCGGTGGTGAAAAAGGCCGGCCCGGCGGTGGTTCATGTCGGGGTGGAAAAGGAAACCACCGCCAGGGGCATGGGGCAGTTCCCTTCCGATTTGTTTAACGATCCCTTTTTTGAGCGCTTTTTCGGGCCGCAGTTCCGCCACCCGCGCACCAACCCCAAGCAGGACAAGCGGACCTTCAAGCAGGAGGCTGCCGGCTCTGGCTTCATCATCGCCAGCGACGGCTACATCCTGACCAACAACCACGTGGTCGAGGAGGCCAGTAAGATCACTGTCCGCCTGGCCGACCAGCGCGAGTTCCCCGCCAAGGTGGTGGGCACCGATCCTCAGTCGGACGTGGCCATCATCAAGATCGACGGCAAGAACCTGCCGGTCCTGCCCCTGGGCAATTCGGACACCCTGGAGGTCGGCGAATGGGTCATAGCCATCGGTAGTCCCTTTGAGCTCAACCAGACGGTCACCGTTGGCGTGGTCAGCGCCAAGGGCCGCAACCGCATGGGCATCACCGATTACGAGAATTTCATCCAGACCGACGCGGCCATCAACCCCGGCAATTCGGGTGGGCCGCTGCTCAACATCCACGGCGAGGCCGTGGGCATGAACACCGCAATTTTTTCCCGAAGCGGCGGCTATATGGGCATTGGCTTCGCTATCCCGATCAACATGGCCAAGAGCATTGAACAGCAGCTGCGCAAGAGCGGCAAGGTCACCCGCGGCTGGTTGGGCATCCTCATTCAGGATGTCAACGAGGAGATGGCCAAATCCTTTGGCGGCAAACAGGGCGGCGGCGCCCTGATTTCCGACGTCACCGACGGCTCGCCCGCGCACAAGAACGGCCTGCAGCAGGGGGACATCATCACCGCCATCAACGGCGAACCGGTGACCGATGTGGCCGACCTGCGCAACAAGATCGCCATGACCCCGCCCAACACCGAGCTGCGGCTGCGCATCCTGCGCGATGGCCAGGAGAAGGAGCTGACGGTGACCGTGGGCGAGCAGCCCGCCGACATGGCCTCGGTGGCCAAGAAGATGGGCGGTTCGACCTTGAGCGAACTCGGCCTCTCCCTCCAGGATCTGACCAAGGAGGTGGCCGAGCAGTTCGGTTACAGCAGCAATCAGGGCGTGCTCATCGCCGATGTCGAACAGGGCAGTGCCGCCGCCGAACTCGGCCTGCAGGCCGGCATGCTGATCGAGGAGGTCAACCGCACCAGGGTCCGCACCCTCAAGGAACTGCAGCAGGCCCTGAAAAAATCGAGCAATGCCAACCAGGTGCTGTTGCGCATTCGTTCCGGCGAACACAGTCAGTACGTGGTGCTGCAGACCAAATAG
- a CDS encoding PAS domain S-box protein, which yields MDFRLFSGIGPSGPDIFGEADVEQPRTANVISRCIQIPWVLAGLALLLGALLSWRIGLLDTQQRISEARGQALNDLATIRARLEGTVATVFSATSALADVIAHQGTISHDLFEALARQAIKGHPQIHNIGIAPDNKMAMIFPLEGNKEAIGFRYASNPEQYAAVRQAMASRRPILAGPHRLVQGGEGLIARVPVFTAANRPPGTEPRYWGIVSVVTRVDALLDVGGVEATKGFAIGLRKVDHQGGPGLILRGEERLFADNPVCMPVNVPGTQWQICAVRKGGWPRKTPIDSPLFWIGLLNSLLVAAFIWSLAARPAREQIRNQELRREVADRKRAEEELRLSEQKYAAIFRLMPEMAGITRMSDGCFLEVNDGFIAMTGYEREETLGRTSVGLGLWTQEARAGAMAIIHERGWLENYEFVLTTKSGDRRDALMFMRPITVWGEDCIYFMAHDITALKQAQQVLETERARLRNLLQTVPAMIWMKDPDGVYLSCNNRFEQFFGTSEAHIVGKTDYDFVAREQADFFRANDRKAIDNGQPTINEEWITYAADGHRELLETIKTPIYDDSGRLLGVLGVAWDITEKKRIEEELRTERARFVNLVDSVDGIVWEADAHTFAFTYVSRQAERLLGYPVEAWAAKGFWRAHLHPEDREHVSAHAQAKTRAGEDHVLEYRFLAENGETVWMQDMVTVVAENGVPRWRRGIMVDTTGRKEEEREKRRLEAQLRQAQKMEAVGRLAGGVAHDFNNQLSVILGYADLAKSSQPSPDKMRGYLNQIIRAATQSRDITRQLLAFSRQEAISPQVLDLNAVVKGVHKGLGRLIREDIRFEVRLADGLWPIHMDPTQVDQVIMNLVVNARDAMEQGGLLTVTTANVHLDAAFVRHYPEITAGDYVRLTVSDTGSGMGPETLAHIFEPFYTTKESGKGTGLGLATIYGIVSQNRGLVLVESEVGVGTVFKVFLPRSTVHSEGLTEERQHLLARDKCGTILLVEDEETVRQMARDILEMSGYTVLVAMTPQEALTICADAERTIDLLLTDVVMPEMNGRELSRQILARRPDIKVLFMSGYAADILVLDDRDSELPFIKKPFTVQGLQEKIEQLLRSAATGNG from the coding sequence ATGGATTTTCGGCTCTTCTCCGGCATCGGGCCTTCCGGGCCGGACATTTTTGGGGAGGCGGATGTGGAGCAACCAAGGACAGCGAACGTCATCTCCCGATGCATCCAGATTCCCTGGGTCCTGGCCGGCCTGGCGCTGCTGCTGGGCGCCCTGCTCAGCTGGCGGATCGGTCTGCTGGACACGCAACAGCGGATCAGCGAGGCGCGCGGCCAGGCGCTCAACGACCTGGCCACCATCCGCGCCCGCCTGGAAGGCACCGTGGCCACGGTCTTCAGCGCCACCTCGGCCCTTGCCGATGTCATCGCCCACCAGGGAACCATCAGCCACGATCTGTTCGAGGCCCTGGCCCGGCAGGCCATCAAGGGGCATCCCCAGATTCACAACATTGGCATCGCCCCCGACAACAAGATGGCCATGATCTTTCCCCTCGAAGGCAACAAGGAGGCCATCGGGTTTCGCTACGCATCCAACCCGGAGCAGTACGCGGCCGTGCGTCAGGCGATGGCCAGCAGACGCCCCATCCTCGCCGGCCCCCACCGGCTGGTGCAGGGCGGCGAGGGACTGATCGCCCGAGTCCCCGTGTTCACCGCCGCCAACAGGCCGCCAGGGACCGAACCTCGTTACTGGGGGATCGTGTCGGTGGTGACCCGGGTCGATGCCCTGCTCGATGTCGGTGGCGTGGAGGCAACGAAGGGATTTGCCATCGGTCTGCGCAAAGTCGACCACCAGGGCGGGCCCGGCCTGATCCTGCGCGGGGAGGAGCGGCTGTTTGCCGACAATCCGGTCTGCATGCCGGTGAATGTTCCCGGAACGCAGTGGCAGATCTGCGCGGTGCGCAAAGGCGGCTGGCCGCGGAAAACGCCGATCGATTCGCCGTTGTTCTGGATCGGCCTGCTCAACAGCCTGTTGGTGGCGGCCTTCATCTGGTCGCTGGCGGCCCGTCCCGCCCGGGAGCAGATACGCAATCAAGAGCTGCGGCGGGAAGTGGCCGACCGCAAACGGGCCGAGGAGGAATTGCGCCTCTCGGAACAAAAATACGCGGCCATCTTTCGTCTGATGCCGGAAATGGCCGGCATCACCCGCATGAGCGATGGCTGCTTCCTCGAGGTGAATGATGGTTTCATCGCCATGACCGGATATGAACGGGAAGAGACCCTGGGGCGGACCTCGGTGGGGCTGGGGTTGTGGACCCAGGAGGCGCGGGCCGGAGCCATGGCCATTATCCATGAGCGGGGATGGCTGGAAAATTATGAATTCGTGCTCACCACCAAATCCGGCGACAGGCGTGATGCCCTGATGTTCATGCGGCCGATCACCGTCTGGGGGGAAGACTGCATTTACTTCATGGCCCATGATATCACCGCGCTCAAGCAGGCTCAGCAGGTTTTGGAAACGGAACGCGCCCGGCTGCGCAACCTTCTCCAGACCGTGCCGGCGATGATCTGGATGAAAGACCCGGATGGCGTCTACCTGAGCTGCAACAACCGCTTTGAACAGTTTTTCGGTACCAGCGAAGCACATATCGTCGGCAAGACGGATTACGATTTCGTCGCCCGCGAGCAGGCCGATTTTTTCCGGGCCAACGACCGCAAGGCCATCGACAACGGGCAGCCGACGATCAACGAGGAATGGATCACCTATGCCGCCGACGGCCACCGGGAGCTGCTGGAAACCATCAAGACCCCGATCTACGATGACTCCGGCCGCCTGCTCGGGGTGCTGGGGGTGGCATGGGATATCACCGAAAAGAAACGGATCGAGGAGGAACTGCGCACGGAACGCGCCCGTTTCGTCAATTTGGTTGATTCCGTGGACGGCATTGTCTGGGAAGCGGATGCGCACACCTTTGCCTTCACCTATGTCAGCCGGCAGGCGGAACGGCTGCTGGGCTATCCGGTGGAAGCCTGGGCGGCGAAGGGGTTCTGGCGCGCGCACCTCCACCCGGAGGACCGCGAGCACGTCTCTGCCCATGCCCAAGCCAAGACCAGGGCCGGCGAGGACCATGTCCTGGAATACCGTTTCCTGGCGGAAAACGGCGAGACAGTATGGATGCAAGACATGGTTACCGTGGTTGCGGAAAACGGCGTGCCACGGTGGCGGCGGGGAATCATGGTCGACACCACCGGACGAAAGGAAGAGGAGCGGGAAAAGCGCAGGCTTGAGGCCCAGCTGCGTCAGGCGCAGAAGATGGAAGCGGTCGGTCGTCTGGCCGGCGGCGTGGCCCACGACTTCAACAACCAGCTGTCGGTCATTCTCGGCTATGCCGACCTGGCGAAAAGCAGCCAACCGAGCCCGGACAAAATGCGCGGCTATCTCAATCAAATCATCAGGGCCGCCACCCAGTCGCGAGACATCACCCGCCAACTGCTGGCCTTTTCACGGCAGGAGGCCATTTCCCCCCAGGTGCTGGACCTCAACGCCGTGGTCAAGGGGGTGCACAAGGGGCTTGGCCGGCTGATCCGCGAGGACATCCGCTTCGAGGTCAGACTGGCCGATGGATTGTGGCCGATCCACATGGATCCCACCCAAGTGGACCAGGTGATCATGAACCTGGTGGTCAATGCCCGCGACGCCATGGAGCAGGGCGGCCTGCTGACCGTGACGACCGCCAATGTCCACCTGGATGCCGCCTTTGTCCGGCACTATCCGGAAATCACGGCGGGCGACTATGTGCGGTTGACGGTCAGCGACACCGGCAGCGGCATGGGACCGGAGACCCTTGCGCACATCTTTGAACCCTTCTACACCACCAAGGAAAGCGGCAAGGGCACGGGGCTTGGGCTGGCGACGATCTACGGCATCGTCAGCCAGAACAGGGGGCTGGTGCTGGTCGAGAGCGAGGTGGGCGTCGGCACCGTCTTCAAGGTGTTCCTGCCCCGCAGCACGGTCCACTCCGAGGGCCTGACCGAGGAACGGCAGCACCTACTGGCACGGGACAAATGCGGCACCATCCTGCTGGTCGAGGACGAGGAAACCGTGCGGCAAATGGCCAGGGACATTCTTGAGATGAGCGGCTACACCGTGCTGGTGGCGATGACTCCGCAGGAGGCTCTGACCATCTGCGCCGACGCGGAGCGGACGATTGATCTGCTGCTCACCGATGTGGTCATGCCGGAGATGAACGGCCGGGAATTGAGCCGCCAAATCCTGGCCCGGCGGCCGGACATCAAGGTGTTGTTCATGTCCGGTTATGCCGCAGACATTCTTGTCCTCGACGACCGGGACAGCGAGCTTCCCTTTATCAAAAAGCCCTTCACCGTCCAAGGATTGCAGGAAAAAATCGAACAGCTGCTGCGGTCGGCAGCAACAGGGAACGGCTGA
- a CDS encoding type 1 glutamine amidotransferase, with amino-acid sequence MRIHALQHVAFEGLGHIGHWVEKQGYPLSMTRLYAGDPLPTLADFDRLVIMGGPMNIYEDGLYPWLAGERALIREAIAAGKSAVGICLGAQLLADALGSPVVAGRHKEIGWLPIRLTDAGKQSALWAGLPDQPVVFHWHGDTFAIPAGAIHLAESAGCVSQAFVYDNRILGLQFHLESTPDTVRQIVSHCGHELVPSPFVQSAVEIFRDGPDHFPVINRMLETLLTRLG; translated from the coding sequence GTGCGCATCCACGCCTTGCAGCACGTTGCCTTTGAAGGGCTGGGCCATATTGGCCACTGGGTCGAGAAGCAGGGCTACCCCCTGAGCATGACTCGGCTGTACGCGGGCGACCCCTTGCCCACGCTGGCCGATTTTGATCGGCTGGTGATCATGGGCGGGCCGATGAACATCTACGAGGACGGCCTGTATCCCTGGCTGGCCGGGGAGCGGGCGCTGATTCGGGAAGCGATCGCCGCGGGCAAGTCGGCGGTGGGCATCTGTCTGGGGGCGCAGCTGCTGGCCGATGCCCTCGGTTCACCCGTTGTCGCCGGCCGGCACAAGGAAATCGGCTGGCTGCCGATCCGGCTCACCGACGCGGGCAAGCAATCCGCCCTGTGGGCCGGGCTGCCCGACCAGCCGGTGGTGTTTCACTGGCACGGCGATACCTTTGCCATTCCCGCTGGCGCGATTCATCTGGCCGAGAGCGCAGGCTGCGTCAGCCAGGCCTTTGTTTACGACAACCGTATCCTCGGGCTGCAGTTTCATCTGGAATCCACGCCGGACACGGTGCGGCAGATCGTGTCCCACTGTGGCCACGAATTGGTGCCGTCCCCCTTTGTGCAGAGCGCGGTCGAGATTTTCCGCGATGGTCCGGACCATTTCCCGGTGATCAACCGGATGCTGGAAACCTTGCTGACCCGGTTGGGCTAG
- a CDS encoding ketopantoate reductase family protein — protein MHFLIYGAGALGQAIGCMLAADGHKVDLVLRPRFVEALQTTGLRVTGIFGDHGVPPGQIGLFTGIRGRSGRDYEAILLTTKTYDTDKAISDIAALHECYCPVVSLQNGCGNLEKLAERLGRERSLAGRVITGFEIERPGVVRITVSADAIHVGGCVRGTIPAAAKRLADALSHAGLPSIAVADIYQSLFAKLLYNCALNPLGALLGVPYGALGESAETRMLMDQVIEETFAVINAMGGTTPWPDAASYGRVFYGQLIPATSNHRASMLQDLDHNKPTEVEAMVGYVAAQGRKFGVPTPCCDFLAALVRFKEQQMRQPT, from the coding sequence ATGCATTTTTTGATTTACGGGGCCGGGGCCTTGGGTCAGGCCATCGGCTGCATGCTGGCCGCGGACGGCCACAAGGTCGACCTCGTGCTTCGGCCGCGCTTTGTCGAGGCGCTGCAGACCACGGGCCTGCGGGTCACCGGCATTTTCGGCGACCACGGTGTGCCGCCGGGCCAGATCGGCCTGTTCACCGGAATCAGGGGCCGAAGCGGCCGCGACTACGAGGCCATCCTGCTCACCACCAAGACGTATGACACGGACAAGGCGATCAGCGATATCGCCGCGCTGCACGAGTGCTACTGCCCGGTGGTCTCACTGCAGAACGGCTGCGGCAACCTGGAGAAACTGGCCGAACGCCTCGGCCGCGAGCGCAGCCTGGCGGGGCGGGTGATCACCGGTTTCGAGATTGAACGGCCCGGCGTGGTGCGGATCACCGTTTCCGCGGATGCCATTCATGTGGGCGGCTGCGTGCGCGGCACCATTCCGGCGGCGGCCAAACGGCTGGCCGATGCGCTCAGCCATGCCGGTCTGCCCAGCATCGCGGTGGCGGACATCTACCAGTCGCTCTTTGCCAAGCTGCTTTACAACTGCGCCCTCAACCCGCTGGGCGCCCTCCTCGGCGTCCCCTACGGCGCCCTGGGAGAGAGCGCTGAAACCCGGATGCTCATGGATCAGGTGATCGAGGAGACCTTCGCAGTGATCAATGCCATGGGCGGCACCACCCCGTGGCCCGATGCGGCCAGCTATGGCAGGGTCTTTTACGGCCAACTGATTCCGGCCACCTCCAACCACCGGGCCTCGATGCTCCAGGACCTGGACCACAACAAACCGACCGAGGTCGAAGCCATGGTCGGCTATGTGGCGGCGCAGGGCCGAAAATTCGGCGTGCCCACGCCCTGCTGCGATTTTCTCGCCGCCCTGGTGCGGTTCAAGGAGCAGCAGATGCGGCAGCCGACCTGA
- a CDS encoding dihydrofolate reductase, translated as MELIIIAAMAANRVIGRHHTIPWHIAEDMAHFKATTMGHPVIMGRITYTSIGLPLPGRTNIVVSRTPGFQPHPDCTVVTSLEAAIDCCRTAAKAFVIGGAQLYRAALPLAQTLILTRIDREYAGDVLFPDFSDQPFVCVERKPLAASVPLTIEIYRRMGLSGAAPGNPPV; from the coding sequence GTGGAATTGATCATCATCGCCGCCATGGCCGCCAATCGGGTCATCGGCCGCCATCATACCATTCCCTGGCACATAGCGGAAGACATGGCCCACTTTAAAGCCACCACCATGGGGCATCCGGTGATCATGGGCCGCATCACCTACACCTCGATCGGATTGCCTCTGCCGGGGCGAACCAATATCGTGGTCAGCCGGACTCCCGGCTTCCAGCCCCATCCGGACTGCACGGTGGTGACCTCCCTGGAGGCGGCCATCGATTGCTGCCGGACCGCTGCCAAGGCCTTTGTCATCGGCGGCGCGCAGTTGTACCGTGCCGCCCTGCCCCTGGCCCAAACCCTGATCCTCACCCGGATCGACCGGGAGTACGCGGGGGATGTCTTGTTTCCTGATTTTTCCGATCAGCCCTTTGTCTGTGTCGAGCGGAAACCGCTGGCCGCCAGCGTGCCGCTGACCATCGAAATCTATCGGCGCATGGGCCTCTCTGGCGCGGCCCCGGGTAATCCGCCGGTCTGA
- a CDS encoding RsmE family RNA methyltransferase encodes MRRFFFPHHAHSGDLIELSGAEARHIASVLRLKPGQAVELFDGQGQVCAAVLQTVGKHQVTARVTAIRNERPAVSVPLTLAQCLLKGKKMDLLVQKATELGAQAFMPVVSAYCENHGDRDHQRERWQRIMIEACKQCHRSNPMAILPVARLDQADFTPYDHRLAAWEGERQAALPTRFIDHPGPLCLFLGPEGGLHDDDLRLLTQWSFTPFSLGRHILRGETAALAALSIVQYLSGFLRPETANCAESSPPAEPSLFFEP; translated from the coding sequence ATGCGACGCTTTTTTTTCCCCCACCATGCCCACAGCGGCGATTTGATCGAACTGTCCGGGGCGGAGGCACGGCACATCGCCTCGGTGCTGCGCCTCAAGCCAGGGCAGGCCGTCGAGTTGTTCGACGGTCAGGGACAGGTGTGTGCGGCGGTTTTGCAGACAGTGGGCAAGCACCAGGTGACAGCGAGGGTCACCGCGATCCGCAACGAACGCCCTGCGGTCAGTGTCCCGCTGACCCTGGCGCAATGCCTGTTGAAAGGCAAGAAAATGGATCTGCTGGTGCAAAAAGCCACCGAACTTGGCGCCCAGGCCTTCATGCCGGTGGTGTCCGCCTACTGTGAAAACCATGGAGATCGGGACCATCAGCGGGAACGCTGGCAACGGATCATGATCGAGGCTTGCAAGCAGTGCCACCGCTCCAACCCTATGGCCATTCTGCCGGTGGCCCGGCTCGATCAGGCCGATTTTACCCCCTACGATCATCGGTTGGCCGCCTGGGAAGGAGAGCGACAGGCTGCCCTGCCGACCCGATTCATTGATCACCCCGGTCCCCTCTGCCTGTTCTTGGGTCCGGAGGGCGGCCTTCACGACGACGATCTCCGTCTCCTGACTCAGTGGTCCTTCACGCCCTTTTCCCTGGGCCGACATATCTTACGCGGTGAAACCGCTGCCCTGGCCGCGCTCTCCATTGTCCAGTACCTGAGCGGCTTTCTCCGGCCGGAGACCGCGAATTGCGCCGAATCGTCCCCTCCCGCTGAACCCTCACTTTTTTTCGAGCCATGA
- the dtd gene encoding D-aminoacyl-tRNA deacylase, producing the protein MRAVVQRVTQAQVEVEGQVTGAIAAGLLVLLGVHRHDTDKDLAWMVDKIQHLRIFEDEGGLMNRSLADVGGQLLVVSQFTLYGDCRKGRRPSWNEAAPPELARQLYEQFIDRCRGRGIPTQAGVFQAMMQVSLTNSGPVTILLDSHKTF; encoded by the coding sequence ATGAGAGCTGTTGTGCAACGCGTTACCCAGGCCCAGGTCGAGGTCGAGGGGCAGGTCACCGGCGCCATCGCCGCAGGCCTGCTGGTTCTGCTCGGCGTGCATCGCCACGATACCGACAAGGATCTGGCCTGGATGGTGGATAAGATCCAGCATCTGCGCATCTTCGAGGACGAGGGCGGGCTAATGAACCGCTCGCTGGCCGACGTCGGCGGTCAGTTGCTGGTGGTCTCCCAATTCACCCTCTATGGCGACTGCCGCAAGGGACGCCGACCGTCGTGGAACGAGGCGGCCCCGCCCGAGTTGGCCCGGCAGCTCTACGAACAATTCATCGACCGCTGCCGCGGGCGCGGCATTCCCACCCAAGCCGGCGTTTTTCAAGCCATGATGCAAGTTTCCTTGACAAATTCCGGCCCGGTCACCATTCTTTTGGATTCCCACAAAACCTTCTGA